The following coding sequences are from one Lolium rigidum isolate FL_2022 chromosome 6, APGP_CSIRO_Lrig_0.1, whole genome shotgun sequence window:
- the LOC124665316 gene encoding subtilisin-like protease SBT3.5: MDFHFSPRRFSACIIFCLCLTISTSITRADGSQKLYIVYLGEKKHEDAALVTASHHDMLSAILGSKEEALASITYSYKHGFSGFAAMLTDDQAQDLADLPEVISIIPNQHHELMTTRSWDFLGMNLNHKPPSKLLQRSKYGEDVIIGIVDTGIWPESRSFSDNGYGPIPSRWKGVCQLGQAWEGTNCNRKIIGARYYAAGVDKAYQEKNYMSARDINGHGTHTASIAAGAVVEGVSLHGLGVGVARGGAPQARLAVYKVGWDTTDPTITVQVASAAVLAAFDDAIHDGVDVLSLSLAVDENSFGALHAVQKGITVVYAAGNSGPRPQVIFNTAPWVITVAASKIDRSFPTAITLGNNQTLVGQSLYYMLKNESTSGFKPLVHGGSCSPEALNSTIINGKVVLCIAEKFGPAVDMISDAITNIKSGGASGLIFALYTIDVLLSTDDCKGMACIIVDNAIGFQATTYIGSQSLPIVKIEPARSITGKQVPGPKVAFFSSRGPSTKYPTVLKPDIAAPGVNILAAKGDAYVFNSGTSMSAPHVAGVVALLKAVHPHWSHAALKSAIVTTALTKDEYGNPMLAEALPRKVADPFDYGGGNINPDAAADPGLVYDIDPMDYNKFFACKIQKYGICNITTTLPAYHLNLPSISIPELRHPIKVRRAVTNVGKVDAVYQSDIQSPLGVKIKVEPPTLVFNAAKKVQTFKVSITPLWKVQGDYTFGSLTWHNEHHSVRIPIAVRITIQDFYAGVA, from the exons ATGGATTTTCATTTTTCTCCTCGGCGTTTCTCAGCTTGCATCATATTCTGCTTATGCCTTACGATAAGCACAAGCATAACCAGAGCAGATGGATCTCAAAAG CTGTATATCGTCTACCTGGGCGAGAAGAAACATGAGGACGCTGCTCTGGTCACAGCTTCACACCATGACATGCTCAGCGCCATTCTTGGAAG CAAGGAAGAGGCGTTAgcctccatcacttatagctacaagCATGGCTTCTCAGGCTTCGCGGCGATGCTAACAGATGACCAAGCACAAGATCTTGCAG ACCTACCTGAAGTTATCAGCATTATTCCAAATCAGCATCATGAGTTGATGACCACAAGAAGCTGGGATTTCCTTGGCATGAACCTGAACCACAAGCCACCAAGTAAACTTCTGCAGAGGAGCAAATATGGAGAAGACGTAATTATTGGGATAGTTGACACTG GGATCTGGCCTGAATCAAGAAGCTTCAGCGACAATGGATACGGACCAATACCGTCGAGATGGAAGGGTGTGTGTCAGCTGGGACAGGCCTGGGAGGGCACAAACTGCAACAGGAAAATCATAGGCGCACGGTACTATGCTGCGGGAGTGGACAAAGCTTACCAAGAGAAGAATTACATGTCTGCACGGGACATAAATGGGCATGGAACACACACCGCATCCATAGCAGCCGGTGCAGTGGTAGAGGGAGTCAGCCTCCATGGCCTTGGAGTAGGGGTGGCACGTGGTGGTGCGCCCCAAGCGCGCCTTGCTGTGTACAAGGTCGGGTGGGACACAACAGACCCAACAATAACTGTGCAGGTTGCTAGTGCCGCAGTGCTAGCAGCTTTCGATGATGCAATTCATGATGGAGTTGACGTCCTATCCCTATCACTTGCGGTTGATGAAAACTCATTTGGTGCACTCCATGCAGTCCAGAAGGGTATTACCGTTGTTTATGCCGCGGGAAATAGCGGGCCTCGACCACAAGTCATTTTTAACACAGCTCCTTGGGTCATTACAGTCGCAGCGAGCAAGATCGACCGGTCTTTTCCAACTGCAATTACCCTGGGAAACAATCAAACCTTAGTG GGTCAGTCACTCTATTACATGCTAAAAAATGAATCCACAAGCGGGTTCAAaccacttgtacatggaggaag TTGCTCACCGGAGGCGCTAAATAGCACAATAATCAACGGAAAAGTTGTGTTATGCATTGCAGAAAAATTTGGCCCAGCAGTAGACATGATCTCAGACGCCATAACAAACATCAAAAGTGGTGGGGCATCTGGTCTTATATTTGCTCTATATACCATAGATGTTCTTTTGAGCACTGATGATTGCAAGGGCATGGCATGTATAATTGTTGACAATGCTATTGGGTTTCAAGCTACAACATACATCGGAAGCCAGAG CTTGCCAATTGTGAAGATTGAGCCAGCAAGAAGTATTACAGGAAAACAAGTTCCTGGGCCAAAAGTGGCATTCTTCTCTTCAAGAGGCCCGTCCACCAAATATCCTACAGTTCTCAAG CCTGACATAGCCGCACCTGGAGTCAACATCTTAGCGGCCAAAGGAGATGCATATGTATTCAACTCAGGGACGTCCATGTCAGCCCCACATGTCGCAGGCGTCGTAGCATTGCTAAAGGCTGTCCATCCTCATTGGTCTCATGCTGCGCTCAAATCAGCAATTGTTACCACTG CATTAACCAAGGATGAATATGGCAATCCAATGTTAGCAGAAGCCCTACCCCGGAAGGTTGCCGACCCATTTGACTATGGAGGTGGAAACATAAATCCTGATGCAGCTGCCGATCCTGGCCTGGTTTACGACATCGATCCAATGGATTACAACAAGTTCttcgcctgcaagatccagaaatACGGTATTTGCAACATTACAACAACATTGCCCGCCTATCACCTAAACCTTCCTTCTATATCAATTCCTGAACTAAGGCATCCAATTAAAGTGCGGCGAGCAGTCACAAACGTTGGCAAGGTCGATGCAGTTTACCAATCCGATATACAGTCACCCCTAGGAGTCAAGATCAAAGTTGAACCACCGACCCTAGTCTTCAATGCCGCAAAGAAAGTGCAGACCTTCAAGGTTAGCATAACCCCTCTCTGGAAGGTGCAAGGAGACTACACGTTCGGCAGCCTGACTTGGCACAACGAGCATCACTCGGTAAGGATCCCGATAGCAGTCCGGATCACAATCCAAGATTTCTACGCCGGTGTTGCGTAG